The DNA sequence AGGGGGAACCGGCTATAACACCATTCCCGATGCAGTGACCATCAAGGCCACTCTTCGGGCCTATAACGAGGCTATCCGGATTCAGGGGCACAAGCGGATCAAAGAAATTTGCAGCACTACGGCACAAGCCTTGGGAACCACCGCCCGGGTGAGCTTTTCGGCCGGTATCCCGCCCATGGATTGTTCCCCTGATTTCACAAGGGAGCTTCTGGGCTATGCGGGAGAGGTTCTATCCGCCGAAAGCATTGCAAATCAAGGCGAAGTGAAAATGGGGTCGGAGGATTTTGCGTTTATCACCAGCCTTTACCCAGACAGCAGCGGCTATCTCTTTATTGGAGCCGGGCCGGATAAGGCAACCGGATACCCCTATGGGCAGCATAGCTCAAAAGTGGTTTTCAACGAAGATGTATTGCCTTATGGAGCTGCCGTGATGGCGCATTGTGCAGTGAAATGGCTGGAAAATACAGAAAAATAGGCGGGTCTTAATCCACCTGCACCTCCATACGTAAGAAATAGAAAAACAGCTTGCCTTTTTCAGCGGTCATGTGCCAAAAGGTCACTTTGCTGAGAAAAGGCCAAATAAAGGATTGGGAGGATGGAAATGGAAAAGCATTCGGGACTGTATAAGGCTTATGTAGACATTATGGAAAAAGAGCTGGTCCCTGCCATGGGGTGCACCGAGCCGATTGCCATATCATACGCAGCGGCAAAGGCCCGTGATTTGCTGGGAAAGCTGCCGGAACGGGTTGTGGTAGAGGCCAGCGGCAACATCATCAAAAATGTAAAAAGCGTGGTTGTTCCCAATACAAAAGGCCTCAAGGGCATTGAAGCGGCAGCCGCTGCCGGTTTAATCGCCGGGAAATCCGAGCTTCTTCTTGAGGTTATCAGTCAGGTCAATCCGCAGCAGCGCACGGAAATTCAAGATTATCTGCAAAAAAACCTCATTGAAACCCGGGTGGCGGATTCCGATCTTGTCTTTGACCTTATTGTCAGAGTATATGCCGGAAAAGACAGCGCAGTGGTGCGAATTGTCAACGAACACACCAATATCGTATATATGGAAAAGAATGGTGCCATTCTGCTGAAAGATCTGTTCCGCTCATCCGACAGCGATGAAGAGACAAAAGAAAACATCCTGACAGTAGATGGTATTCTGGATTTTGCCGAAACCTGTGATCTGGAAGATGTGCGGCATATTATCAGCCGGCAAATTGAATACAACATCAATATCGCCGAGGAGGGTCTCACAAACGATTGGGGAGCCAACATCGGAAAAATTATTATGAAAAGCAACGATCCAAGTGATATCCGAACAAGAGCCAGAGCCAAGGCCGCAGCAGGCTCGGATGCGCGAATGAGCGGCTGTGAAATGCCCGTGGTGATCAATTCGGGCAGCGGCAATCAAGGTATTACTGTCTCGGTGCCTATCATTGAATATGCAAAAGAGCTGGGCAGCACAGAGGAAGAGCTCTACCGGGCCTTGGTTCTTGCCAACCTGCTGGGCCTGCACCAGAAGGCGGGAATCGGACGTCTTTCCGCCTATTGCGGGGCGGTCAGCGCCGGCTGTGCATCAGCTGCTGGGATTGCTTATCTGATGCATGAAAGCGACTGGGTCATCCAGCATACAGTGGTAAACTGCTTGGCGATTACCTCCGGCATTGTGTGCGATGGAGCAAAGCCCTCCTGTGCTGCCAAAATTTCTTCTGCAATCGAGGCCTCTTTTCTGGCGCTGGAAATGGCCAAAAATGGGCAGCAATTCAAAGGCGGAGACGGAATTGTTAAAAAAGGCATCGAAAACACCATCCAAAGCGTTGCCAAGCTGGGGAAAGACGGCATGAGAGGAACCGATAAGGAAATTCTTCAAATTATGGTAGGCAGTAACTAACCGCACAACCGTTCATCAAGAATATCCGGGAAGTTAGAGCATAGGGCTGGTCTATAGGCTTTAAGCTATTTCTCTCGGGTATCTTTAAGCAAAATGCAGCCCCTATACTTATACCTTTCCAAGAGCAAACTGCTCTCCCTTTTTTAGATCGTTATGATGAAAGTGTGTCATATCGTCTGATCTTGGGGGAACGGTTTGTTTTTTGTTTTGGGCCTATGAACAAAGAGGCCAATATTTATTTTATATCACTGTGAATTTGACATTCCATATTAAATAAAGTTCATTTTCCTAATAACTATAAGGGGCACGGCAAAAATTCTTACTTTAAGACTGCACAAGTTTAAAAACCGGCTGTTGGCAGGCCTAATTGGCATTTCACGCAGAGGCAGGCGGACAGCTCCCCCGTTGCAAAGCGCACACATTTTGGAACAAATAACCGTATGATAAGCTAGACAGCTGTTTGCATTTCCCTACCACCATGTACGGAAGGAGCACCCGGAGCGATGATTGTACAAATAAACAATGTCGACCTGACATACCAAGCGCCGGACGGAGAAATAGATGCGCTGCGCGGGGTTGATTTCGAAATTTACGACAGAGAATTTGTCAGTATAGTGGGACCATCAGGATGCGGCAAATCCACTTTACTGTCTGTAATCGCCGGGCTTGAGCCGGTCTCGGCAGGCTCGGTATATGTAGATGGCGATGCCGTTACGGCACCATCACCCAAGATCGGCTATATGCCTCAAAAAGACCAACTGTTTTCATGGAGAAATATTTGGTCCAACGTCACCTTGGGGCTGGAATTACAGCACCAAAACACAGCGGAACGTCAAAAATATGTTCATGAGCTTTTAGAGCGTTATGGGTTGAGCGAATTTCTTCAAAAAATACCATCCCAGCTGTCCGGTGGTATGCGTCAACGATGTGCACTAATCAGAACCTTGGCAACAGACCCAAAGATACTATTGCTGGATGAACCATTTTCAGCCTTGGATTACCAAACAAGACTGTCTGTGTCCACCGATATCTATACAATTATCCGCCAAGAATGCAAAACTGCTTTGCTGGTTACCCACGATATTTCAGAGAGTATCAGTCTTTCGGATCGGATTATCGTTTTAAGCAAGAGACCGGCTGCTGTAAAATCTATTCACAGCCTTGAGGAGCTGGCCGGAATTTCGCCTATGCAGCGGCGGGATCACCCTGCATTCCGAAAGTATTTCAATACCATCTGGAAGGAGTTGGATATCAATGTCTGAGCCAGCCATCTCCCAACAGCGAAAAATGTACTTAAAAAAGAGAAAGCAAACCAAGGCAACCGTTACCGCACTGCGTATCGGCATTTTGGTCGTTCTGTTTACCGGCTGGGAAATTGCCGCACGTCTGGGCGCCATTGACGCATTTATCGTCAGCAGCCCTTCGAGAATGTGGAATACCTTCATGAGCCTATACCATTCCGGTGATCTGTGGCTTCATGTGGGTACTTCTGTTATGGAAACCATCGTGGGCTTTATCCTTGGTACTTTGGTTGGTACTGTTATAGCCATTTTTCTTTGGTGGAGCAATTTTTTATCCAGAGTGTTAGACCCTTATCTGGTCGTTCTGAATGCTCTGCCTAAAACAGCACTGGGGCCTATCTTTATTGTTTGGATCGGCGCCGGCCCCTCCTCTATTATTGCTATGACACTGGCCATATCCTTGATTGTGACAATTCTCGATATGCACAACGGCTTTTTGGATACCGACCCCCAGAAGATTCGTTTGATGCGTACATTAGGCGCCACTCGAATGCAGATTTTAATGAAGCTGGTGCTGCCCGCAAACTTCACTACAATGATCAATGCCTTAAAGGTAAATGTCGGTTTATCTTGGGTGGGTGTAATCATGGGCGAATTTTTGGTTTCCAAAGCTGGCCTCGGTTACCTGATCGTCTATGGTTCTCAGGTCTTTAAAATGGATCTGGTTATGACAACGGTTTTGATTTTGGCCGCAGCGGCTGCACTTATGTATCAGTGCATCCTGTGGATCGAAAAAATTATGAAAAAACATTTGGGAGTGACAGTATGAAGAAACTACTTGTTCTGGGATTAACGATTGTGCTGCTGGCAACTCTGTTTTTAGGATGCAGCAAAAAACAAGAAGTAACAACGATACAGCTGAATGAAGTGACACATTCCGTGTTCTACGCCCCGCTGTATGCAGCGCTGGAACTGGGCTTTTTTGCCGAGGAGAACCTGAATGTGGAGCTAACCAATGGCGGCGGCGCCGACAAAGTCATGACCGCCGTTTTGGCCGGGCAGGCCGATATTGGTTTTGCCGGACCGGAAGCTTGCCTTTATGTTCTCAATGAGGGCCGAGAGGACTATCCGGTTATCTTTGCTCAGCTCACCAAGCGTGATGGTTCCTTTTTGGTTGGCCGCACGGATGAGGACTTTAAATGGGAAAACCTGAAAGGCAAAACCATCATTGGCGGCCGCAAGGGTGGCGTTCCTGAAATGACGCTGGAATATGTAATGCGTCAAAATGGTGTGATCCCTAATGTGGATGCAGTGGTGGATACCTCTATACAGTTCAACATGATGGCAGGTGCCTTTACAGGCGGCAGCAGTGACTATGTAACCCTGTTTGAACCCATTGCCACCGAGGTTGAGCTGGAAGGCAAAGGTTATGTACTTACCTCCATTGGTCAGGAAAGCGGCGAAATTCCTTACACAGCCTTCTTTGCTTCTCAAAGCTACATCAAGAAAAACCCTGCCACCATACAAAACTTCACCAATGCCGTTGCCAGAGGGCAGAAGTGGGTGCAGGAACATAGCGCAGAGGAGATTGCCAAAGCGATTGTTGACCAGTTCCCCAGCACCGAGCTTGATGTGTTGACCCTCGTTGCCCAGCGCTATAAGGACATTGATGCATGGAACGAAACCCCTGTCATGAAGCAGGAATCCTTAGAGCGTCTCGAAACCGTTATGGAAACCGCCGGTGAGTTGGATAAGCGAGTTGACTTCAATAAGCTGGTGGATAACAGCTTTGCTGAGAAAACAAGCAAATAACCGTTTCTCAAAACACCGAACCAAACATTTCCAACCGAGCGCATCAATCCATAGAAAAACAAGGCTGGCGGTTTATATTCGCTGGCCTTGTTTTAATTCAACATAAAACAACCACCATATTGGCCCCGAATCATTTCA is a window from the Oscillospiraceae bacterium MB08-C2-2 genome containing:
- a CDS encoding ABC transporter substrate-binding protein — encoded protein: MKKLLVLGLTIVLLATLFLGCSKKQEVTTIQLNEVTHSVFYAPLYAALELGFFAEENLNVELTNGGGADKVMTAVLAGQADIGFAGPEACLYVLNEGREDYPVIFAQLTKRDGSFLVGRTDEDFKWENLKGKTIIGGRKGGVPEMTLEYVMRQNGVIPNVDAVVDTSIQFNMMAGAFTGGSSDYVTLFEPIATEVELEGKGYVLTSIGQESGEIPYTAFFASQSYIKKNPATIQNFTNAVARGQKWVQEHSAEEIAKAIVDQFPSTELDVLTLVAQRYKDIDAWNETPVMKQESLERLETVMETAGELDKRVDFNKLVDNSFAEKTSK
- a CDS encoding L-serine ammonia-lyase, iron-sulfur-dependent, subunit alpha, which produces MEKHSGLYKAYVDIMEKELVPAMGCTEPIAISYAAAKARDLLGKLPERVVVEASGNIIKNVKSVVVPNTKGLKGIEAAAAAGLIAGKSELLLEVISQVNPQQRTEIQDYLQKNLIETRVADSDLVFDLIVRVYAGKDSAVVRIVNEHTNIVYMEKNGAILLKDLFRSSDSDEETKENILTVDGILDFAETCDLEDVRHIISRQIEYNINIAEEGLTNDWGANIGKIIMKSNDPSDIRTRARAKAAAGSDARMSGCEMPVVINSGSGNQGITVSVPIIEYAKELGSTEEELYRALVLANLLGLHQKAGIGRLSAYCGAVSAGCASAAGIAYLMHESDWVIQHTVVNCLAITSGIVCDGAKPSCAAKISSAIEASFLALEMAKNGQQFKGGDGIVKKGIENTIQSVAKLGKDGMRGTDKEILQIMVGSN
- a CDS encoding ABC transporter ATP-binding protein — translated: MIVQINNVDLTYQAPDGEIDALRGVDFEIYDREFVSIVGPSGCGKSTLLSVIAGLEPVSAGSVYVDGDAVTAPSPKIGYMPQKDQLFSWRNIWSNVTLGLELQHQNTAERQKYVHELLERYGLSEFLQKIPSQLSGGMRQRCALIRTLATDPKILLLDEPFSALDYQTRLSVSTDIYTIIRQECKTALLVTHDISESISLSDRIIVLSKRPAAVKSIHSLEELAGISPMQRRDHPAFRKYFNTIWKELDINV
- a CDS encoding ABC transporter permease, translated to MSEPAISQQRKMYLKKRKQTKATVTALRIGILVVLFTGWEIAARLGAIDAFIVSSPSRMWNTFMSLYHSGDLWLHVGTSVMETIVGFILGTLVGTVIAIFLWWSNFLSRVLDPYLVVLNALPKTALGPIFIVWIGAGPSSIIAMTLAISLIVTILDMHNGFLDTDPQKIRLMRTLGATRMQILMKLVLPANFTTMINALKVNVGLSWVGVIMGEFLVSKAGLGYLIVYGSQVFKMDLVMTTVLILAAAAALMYQCILWIEKIMKKHLGVTV